One Acanthochromis polyacanthus isolate Apoly-LR-REF ecotype Palm Island chromosome 6, KAUST_Apoly_ChrSc, whole genome shotgun sequence DNA segment encodes these proteins:
- the nol9 gene encoding polynucleotide 5'-hydroxyl-kinase NOL9, which yields MKVNKHTQAKSKSQKWKDVRGKRCRPPISSSDINSSPVMAKMIKEHQVSVKKKPSVKRLKNKAKPVSDSKIIPSQSGSKNSYTQANGSSAFNLDKESDDSEEWKEYSQLIHRNGVETSDDVEVVQPGRLEGEALHQCAQRDDRQNRAVLIMQKDQTLCFRGKCFLTCLYGRVEVMGFTVEEGQQSYPLFSPASHCPLTIRALQSSDDNRNNRIRASHILQQYLTGASRKKLLKSVTSSSTIILLEPMETPLTRFLSSFPDLSELFSPPVSELMSAVLDTPLNGLGMIPLTSTVEGLKMPKSYQDALNTVVNACRGDMDGCAVILVCGTKNVGKSTFIRLLINTLLNHTASVDYLEGDLGQTEFTPAGCLSLATITEPLLGPPFTHQHTPEHMIYYGQSSCESDLDRYLESLKSLWHRRCQSRETPVVINTMGWVKGFGFQLLVDMIRFFPVSHVVQLSHGGVSQCAALTPEFLRTAQGCQTHPPAQTALDEFTESHSPPRSYSHLAVQSEFQGVGRQGTAKHQRTNEHRELSLLAYLSQLQSSDPGPVRPLHSLTPYQVPNTAVALGVIHCEVVPTHMLYAANASLVGLCCLSEKVASRGGPVLLSQAPICPCVGLGVLRGIDVARGQYFVLTPVDPSVLRKVNCLLLGAISLPSCILTSQPGVEGERPYVTTDYSFDLTGAGKLRVFKGLMRPSQVGMQ from the exons ATGAAggtgaacaaacacacacaggctaaGAGTAAATCTCAGAAGTGGAAGGATGTTAGAGGCAAACGGTGCAGGCCTCCCATCAGTTCCTCTGACATCAACTCTAGTCCTGTCATGGCCAAGATGATAAAGGAGCACCAGGTGTCAGTGAAGAAAAAGCCCTCCGTCAAgagactgaaaaataaagccaAGCCTGTCTCTGACTCTAAGATAATCCCTTCTCAGTCTGGGTCTAAGAATTCATACACTCAGGCTAATGGAAGTTCTGCGTTCAACTTGGACAAAGAGTCAGATGACTCCGAGGAATGGAAGGAGTATTCCCAGTTAATTCACAGGAACGGTGTGGAGACCTCAGACGATGTGGAGGTTGTCCAGCCGGGCAGACTGGAGGGTGAGGCTCTCCATCAGTGTGCACAGAGAGATGATCGACAAAACCGCGCAGTGCTTATTATGCAGAAAGATCAG ACCCTGTGTTTTCGTGGGAAGTGCTTTTTGACCTGTCTGTATGGTCGTGTGGAAGTGATGGGATTCACTGTTGAAGAAGGCCAGCAGTCGTACCCACTCTTCTCTCCAGCCTCACATTGTCCGCTGACCATTAGAGCACTGCAAAGCTCTGATGACAATCGAAATAACAGAATACGGGCATCGCACATCCTGCAACAGTATCTCACAGGAG CATCACGAAAGAAGCTGCTAAAAAGTGTAACTTCAAGCTCGACTATCATCCTGTTGGAACCCATGGAGACGCCTCTGACACGGTTTCTGTCAAGCTTCCCAGATCTAAGTGAACTGTTCAGCCCCCCTGTT AGTGAACTCATGTCAGCTGTTCTTGACACTCCGCTCAATGGCTTGGGGATGATTCCACTGACCAGCACTGTCGAGGGCCTGAAAATGCCAAAGAGCTACCAAGATGCCCTTAACACAGTAGTGAACGCTTGCAGAG GAGATATGGATGGTTGTGCTGTTATTCTCGTATGTGGGACCAAGAACGTGGGCAAGTCGACATTTATTCGGCTCCTCATAAATACCTTATTGAATCA CACTGCTAGTGTAGACTACTTGGAGGGTGACCTTGGTCAAACAGAATTCACTCCTGCCGGTTGCCTGTCTTTGGCTACAATCACAGAACCACTTCTGG GTCCTCCTTTCACACACCAGCACACCCCAGAGCACATGATCTACTATGGTCAGTCGTCATGCGAGTCAGACTTGGACCGCTACTTGGAATCTCTCAAGTCCTTGTGGCATAGACGCTGCCAGAGCCGAGAGACCCCCGTCGTCATCAACACCATGGGCTGGGTCAAAG GATTTGGATTCCAGCTGCTGGTGGACATGATCCGCTTCTTCCCAGTCTCACATGTCGTCCAGCTCAGTCACGGTGGCGTCTCTCAGTGCGCTGCCCTCACTCCAGAGTTTCTGAGGACGGCACAGGGATGTCAAACGCACCCGCCTGCTCAGACCGCTCTGGACGAGTTTACAGAGAGCCACAGTCCCCCCAGAAGCTACTCTCACCTTGCTGTACAATCAGAGTTTCAAGGAGTGGGGCGCCAAGGAACAGC GAAGCACCAGCGAActaatgagcacagagagctgTCTCTGCTGGCCTACCTGAGTCAGCTGCAGTCTTCTGACCCTGGACCTGTTAGACCTCTACACAGCCTCACCCCATACCAG GTGCCTAATACAGCAGTGGCTTTAGGGGTGATCCACTGTGAGGTGGTGCCCACCCACATGCTTTATGCTGCCAATGCCAGTCTGGTGGGACTCTGCTGCCTGTCAGAGAAAGTAGCCAGCAGGGGAGGTCCAGTCCTGCTGTCCCAGGCCCCCATCTGTCCCTGTGTGGGCTTAG GCGTGCTTCGAGGTATTGACGTGGCTCGAGGTCAGTACTTTGTTCTGACACCAGTAGATCCCTCCGTCCTTCGGAAGGTCAACTGCCTCCTCTTGGGAGCCATTTCACTGCCTTCATGTATCCTCACATCACAG CCTGGCGTTGAAGGGGAGAGACCCTACGTGACTACAGACTACAGTTTTGATCTCACTGGTGCAGGAAAGCTGCGAGTTTTTAAGGGACTGATGAGGCCCAGTCAAGTGGGGAtgcagtga
- the zbtb48 gene encoding LOW QUALITY PROTEIN: telomere zinc finger-associated protein (The sequence of the model RefSeq protein was modified relative to this genomic sequence to represent the inferred CDS: inserted 1 base in 1 codon) codes for MPAVDSHHAQRVLSSLNQQRAVGRFCDATLSVGGGVSYLAHRNVLACFSELFQRSSVPTSPSMELCLQGCPDEGLELLLNFVYTGELKLGPDNLEKVQQAATSLCIPEALRLCQQYKETSVDPVPVKRKRGRPRKSASDANSIKEEISVTVNKDDSGADIVGLTTAAATTTRSGRLVKGPKRLVTADDTNVPVEKESGSAVVENQNPHQPSGETEVIQLQTDINNSSVGQVTAEAGAEEEEDDNVGYFEPITEDTDEEYVPVAEPASSPLSTSTAQKRKSKTNKNKNGEAVEEDSNKGSVQCPTCNKSFKSKYYLKVHNRRHTGERPFGCLRCGKRYFRKENLLIHEMRDCARMQTYTCSTCSSTFNTKEDLRLHVVSHTGDMPHKCTTCPEQFMYKKNLTLHMMKVHGYPKPHACTQCPKTFLTRTELRVHEAAKHRGEKPFVCEECGHRASSRNGLQMHIKAIHRNERPFVCTLCGHAFSQKNNLNMHLRIHSGERPYQCHLCGKTFRTQASLDKHHRTHTGERPFSCDVCEQRFTEKGALIRHKASKHEEGRPHCCDICGKTFKAREQLRVHLRRHKGMRKFECIDCGYKFTRQAHLRRHVLIHKRTENYNPRQRKLRNVVVQDVDGSSAENEAGKSAEASLITDGTGYVPETAIVQESTNPESDPXTGFASGCIVRVVIESSEAVIEEAVSNQNLRHPVDTVDSFSVPEVLQRTQLVTEAYQTIDMEGIVENLSVSKT; via the exons ATGCCTGCAGTAGACAGCCACCATGCGCAGCGTGTCCTGTCCTCCCTGAACCAGCAGAGGGCTGTAGGCAGGTTTTGTGATGCAACGTTGAGCGTGGGAGGTGGGGTGAGCTACCTCGCCCATCGCAACGTCCTCGCCTGTTTCAGCGAACTGTTCCAGCGGTCCAGCGTGCCCACCTCCCCCAGCATGGAGCTCTGCCTGCAGGGCTGTCCTGACGAGGGCCTGGAGCTGCTGTTGAACTTCGTCTACACCGGAGAGCTCAAGTTGGGCCCTGACAACCTGGAGAAGGTGCAGCAAGCTGCGACCAGCCTCTGTATACCAGAGGCCCTCAGACTCTGTCAGCAGTACAAGGAGACCTCTGTGGATCCTGTACCTGTGAAGCGTAAGCGAGGCAGACCGAGGAAGTCTGCATCGGATGCAAACTCAATCAAAGAGGAGATCTCGGTTACAGTCAATAAAGATGACTCTGGTGCTGATATAGTTGGTCTGACTACAGCTGCCGCCACTACAACACGCTCTGGTCGTTTGGTTAAAGGCCCCAAGCGACTAGTGACTGCTGATGACACAAATGTTCCTGTGGAGAAAGAAAGTGGCAGTGCTGTTGTGGAGAACCAAAACCCCCATCAGCCATCTGGTGAAACTGAG GTAATACAGCTGCAGACTGACATAAACAACAGCAGTGTTGGCCAGGTAACTGCAGAAGcaggagcagaagaagaagaagatgataaTGTGGGATATTTTGAGCCCATCACTGAGGACACCGATGAGGAATACGTCCCCGTTGCCGAGCCAGCTTCTTCACCTCTGTCCACGTCGACGGCACAGAAGCGCAAgagtaaaacaaacaagaacaagaaTGGTGAGGCTGTGGAGGAAGACTCCAACAAGGGCTCGGTGCAGTGTCCCACCTGCAACAAATCCTTCAAAAGCAAATACTACCTCAAAGTCCACAACAG GCGGCATACAGGAGAGAGGCCCTTTGGCTGCCTCAGATGTGGGAAGAGGTACTTCAGGAAGGAGAATCTTTTAATACATGAGATGAGAGATTGTGCAAGAATGCAG ACGTACACCTGCTCGACATGCTCCTCAACATTTAATACGAAAGAAGACCTACGTCTGCATGTTGTCTCCCACACAGGAGATATGCCCCACAAG TGTACAACGTGTCCTGAGCAGTTCATGTACAAGAAAAACTTGACACTTCACATGATGAAGGTCCACGGTTACCCCAAACCACACGCA TGTACCCAGTGCCCCAAAACCTTCCTGACTCGGACGGAGCTGCGTGTGCATGAAGCTGCCAAACATCGAGGTGAAAAGCCGTTTGTGTGTGAGGAGTGTGGCCATCGTGCATCTAGTCGAAACGGCCTGCAGATGCATATCAAAGCCATTCACAG AAATGAGCGCCCTTTTGTATGTACCCTCTGTGGCCACGCGTTCTCCCAGAAGAACAACCTCAACATGCATCTGCGGATACACAGTGGGGAGAGGCCTTACCAGTGTCACCTCTGTGGGAAAACCTTCAGGACGCAAG CCAGTCTGGATAAACACCACCGGACACACACCGGCGAGCGTCCCTTCAGCTGTGATGTGTGTGAGCAGCGCTTCACAGAGAAAGGGGCCCTCATCCGTCACAAGGCCAGCAAGCACGAGGAAGGCCGTCCTCACTGCTGTGACATATGTGGCAAAACCTTCAAGG CGAGGGAGCAGCTCCGTGTCCATCTGCGTCGCCATAAAGGCATGAGGAAGTTTGAGTGTATCGACTGCGGCTACAAGTTCACTCGACAG GCACATCTGAGACGACACGTTCTGATCCACAAACGCACCGAGAACTACAACCCGCGTCAGAGGAAGCTCAGGAACGTGGTGGTGCAGGATGTGGATGGAAGCTCAGCAGAGAACGAAGCAGGTAAATCTGCGGAAGCCTCACTGATCACCGACGGGACGGGTTACGTCCCAGAGACAGCCATCGTCCAGGAGTCTACAAACCCAGAGTCTGACC CGACCGGCTTTGCCTCTGGCTGCATAGTGCGGGTGGTGATCGAGTCGAGTGAGGCGGTGATAGAGGAGGCGGTGTCCAACCAGAACCTCCGTCATCCTGTGGACACCGTGGACAGTTTCTCTGTGCCGGAGGTGTTGCAGCGAACACAGCTGGTCACTGAGGCGTACCAGACGATAGACATGGAGGGAATCGTTGAGAATTTATCAGTGAGTAAGACCTGA